A single region of the Vicia villosa cultivar HV-30 ecotype Madison, WI linkage group LG4, Vvil1.0, whole genome shotgun sequence genome encodes:
- the LOC131595654 gene encoding flavonol synthase/flavanone 3-hydroxylase-like yields the protein MVEIDPDFIQAPEHRRKPVIIEAENIPVIDLSPILDTNIEKDPLAFDELVEKIGSACKEWGFFQVINHGVPLEVRERFESVGKKFFGQKMEEKKKVRRDLVNVLGYYESELTKNVRDWKEVFDVTFLEPTLVPASTDPDDKEITHWYNQWPESPPGMREAIQEYGQHMKKLSIKIMELIAVSLGLPAKRFNDFFKDETSWMRLNYYPPCPNPDMVLGCGRHKDTDALTVLAEDEVSGLEVKRKTDGEWLLVKTLPNAYIINVGDLVQVWSNDTYESIEHRVMLNTEKARFSCPFFLYPAHYTIVEPLKEFTSDENPPKYKPYNWGKFIITKKISNFMKLDVENIQTHQFKIV from the exons ATGGTAGAGATTGATCCAGATTTCATTCAAGCACCAGAGCACAGACGAAAGCCAGTTATCATAGAAGCTGAAAACATTCCAGTAATAGACCTATCACCTATACTAGACACCAATATTGAGAAAGACCCTTTAGCTTTTGATGAGCTTGTGGAAAAAATAGGAAGTGCATGCAAAGAGTGGGGGTTTTTCCAAGTGATCAACCATGGAGTTCCTCTTGAAGTTAGGGAGAGATTTGAATCTGTTGGGAAGAAATTCTTTGGCCAAAAAatggaggagaagaagaaagttAGAAGAGATCTGGTGAATGTTCTGGGATATTATGAATCTGAGCTTACCAAGAATGTTAGAGATTGGAAAGAAGTGTTTGATGTAACTTTTCTTGAACCTACTTTGGTTCCAGCTTCAACTGATCCTGATGATAAAGAGATTACTCATTGGTATAATCAGTGGCCAGAGTCTCCCCCAGGGATGAG AGAGGCAATCCAAGAATATGGTCAACACATGAAAAAACTATCAATCAAGATAATGGAACTTATCGCGGTGAGCTTAGGATTACCCGCGAAAAGATTTAACGATTTCTTCAAAGATGAAACAAGCTGGATGAGACTCAACTATTATCCACCTTGTCCTAATCCTGACATGGTTCTAGGATGTGGTCGCCACAAAGATACTGATGCTTTAACTGTCCTTGCTGAAGATGAAGTTAGTGGACTTGAAGTCAAGAGAAAAACTGATGGTGAATGGCTTCTCGTTAAGACTTTGCCTAATGCTTATATTATCAATGTTGGAGACTTAGTTCAG GTTTGGAGCAATGATACGTACGAGAGTATTGAACACAGAGTGATGCTGAACACTGAGAAAGCGAGGTTTTCATGTCCATTCTTTCTTTATCCAGCACACTATACCATTGTGGAGCCTTTGAAAGAGTTCACAAGTGATGAAAACCCTCCAAAATACAAACCTTACAATTGGGGCAAGTTTATAATTACTAAAAAGATTAGCAATTTCATGAAACTTGATGTTGAGAACATCCAAACCCATCAATTCAAGATTGTTTAG